A stretch of Camelina sativa cultivar DH55 chromosome 18, Cs, whole genome shotgun sequence DNA encodes these proteins:
- the LOC104761040 gene encoding F-box protein At5g50450, with translation MTMTTTTTHLNKKPRLENNTLVNHFDDLPDDLIISILRKLSSSASSPSDFLTVLPTCKRLNKLALHPLVLSKAGTQTLAVTAKKWSDSAHAFLKLCANAGNADACYALGMIRFYCLQNHGSGASFMAKAAIQSHAPALYALAVIQFNGSGGSKTDKNLRAGVALCARSAYVGYVDALRELGHCLQDGYGVPRNVSEGRRFLIQANAREFACSLRSYISLKSEEGDEEMLLTDLSAVPVHEIHPVNRFLKEWFGPGRVGLAEGLRMCSHDGCGRPETRAHEFRRCSVCGKVNYCSRGCQALDWRVKHKTECTPLDLWVAAAAAAVAMEEIGGDGEAVVIDDDADDNHAER, from the exons AtgacgatgacgacgacgacgacgcaTCTCAACAAAAAACCAAGGTTAGAGAACAACACACTAGTCAACCATTTCGACGACTTACCTGACGATCTCATCATCTCTATCCTCCGTAAACTCTCTTCCTCcgcttcttctccttccgaTTTCCTCACCGTTCTCCCCAc ATGCAAGAGATTGAATAAGTTAGCGTTACATCCTCTGGTTTTATCAAAAGCCGGTACTCAAACCTTAGCCGTCACGGCGAAGAAATGGTCCGACTCTGCTCACGCTTTCCTCAAACTCTGCGCTAATGCCGGAAACGCCGACGCTTGCTACGCTCTCGGAATG ATCCGATTTTACTGTCTTCAAAACCATGGGAGCGGCGCGTCGTTTATGGCTAAAGCGGCGATTCAATCTCACGCGCCGGCGCTTTACGCGTTAGCGGTGATTCAGTTCAACGGAAGCGGCGGTTCAAAAACCGACAAGAATCTACGCGCCGGGGTAGCTCTCTGCGCTCGTTCCGCTTATGTAGGCTACGTCGATGCGCTTCGTGAGCTCGGTCACTGTCTCCAAGACGGTTACGGCGTCCCTCGTAACGTCTCTGAAGGTCGTAGGTTTTTGATTCAAGCCAACGCGCGTGAGTTCGCGTGTTCTCTACGCTCTTACATCTCTCTCAAATCCGAGGAGGGAGACGAGGAGATGTTGTTGACCGATCTGAGCGCTGTTCCGGTTCATGAGATTCATCCGGTTAACCGGTTTTTGAAAGAGTGGTTTGGTCCGGGTCGTGTTGGTTTAGCGGAAGGGTTGAGGATGTGTTCGCATGACGGTTGTGGGAGGCCCGAGACTCGTGCTCATGAGTTTAGGAGGTGTTCGGTTTGCGGGAAGGTTAATTATTGTTCGCGTGGATGTCAAGCGTTGGATTGGAGAGTAAAGCATAAGACGGAATGTACGCCGTTGGATCTTTGGGttgcggcggcggcggcggctgTGGCGATGGAGGAGATTGGTGGCGACGGTGAAGCGGTGGtcattgatgatgatgctgatgataaTCATGCGGAGCGGTAA
- the LOC104761041 gene encoding protein transport protein Sec61 subunit gamma-1, translating into MDAIDSVVDPLRDFAKDSIRLVKRCHKPDRKEFTKVAVRTAIGFVVMGFVGFFVKLIFIPINNIIVGAT; encoded by the exons ATGGACGCCATTGATTCCGTAGTTGATCCTCTCAGAGACTTCGCTAAAGATAGCATTCGTCTCGTTAAGCGTTGCCACAAGCCAGATCGCAAAG AATTCACGAAAGTGGCTGTTCGTACTGCGATTGGGTTTGTAGTGATGGGATTCGTTGGCTTCTTTGTGAAACTCATCTTTATTCCAATCAACAACATCATCGTCGGCGCTACTTAG